Proteins encoded together in one Bacillota bacterium window:
- the cas3 gene encoding CRISPR-associated helicase Cas3' encodes MSVHYVAHSAGKSGLAQSLRDHLQEVAHTAHDFAAAFGAEEEATLAGLLHDLGKYGDLFQKRLQGEAKGIDHWSVGAWAALLHYQSVAAAMAIWGHHLGLQRMDSATIRSHLDPKSLIQQHPLNLRLSESDLDLLLRRLQADGLSPQKPSRPFLDLTPNAEQQLHQNAQMLDVRMLFSALVDADFLDTARHFGEERPSGPPLQPQRALQVLSDHVQQLSQNSRAAKAVLQMRQQLWEDCLQAAEQSPGIFTLTAPTGAGKTLAMLGFALRHAEVHDLRRIVVVIPYLSIIEQTAKVYRDLLEPHFGEGYVIEHHSLSGTGAQVPSADDQQEGRSCVERLLAENWDAPVVVTTSVQMLESLFSNSPSACRKLHRLAKSVILFDEVQTLPLNLVVPTLQALSRLASRYGSTIVFATATQPAFDHLHQHIAVSGTVGWQPREIAKSHPQLFQLARRTQLEIRHDALSWEELAQELTRQEQALCVLNVKKHAANLARLLQAQGIDDGLYHLSTNMCPAHRQEVLQEVRRRLEQDKRCLLISTQCVEAGVDVDFPIVYRAYAPLDSIAQAAGRCNRNGNQPEGRMVLFTPEEEQYPPGAYKQAASVTRGYVGQRQSNVDLYDPALYTEYYRLLYDLTRPEMQRKDLSNAIEARDFVEVARLYRLIPETTVNVLVPYDPDAFDRLVQQARQCGLSANWIREARAHLVSVYRPRPADVIRSFLEPIPLRGQPTDDWFIYTEPTHYDPLLGLQPQQAPESWIL; translated from the coding sequence ATGTCTGTGCACTATGTGGCGCACAGCGCGGGCAAGAGCGGCCTCGCCCAATCTCTGCGCGACCACCTGCAAGAGGTGGCGCACACCGCCCATGACTTCGCTGCCGCCTTCGGTGCAGAGGAAGAAGCCACCCTCGCGGGGCTGCTGCACGACCTCGGCAAATACGGCGACCTGTTCCAGAAACGCCTGCAGGGAGAAGCGAAAGGCATCGATCACTGGTCCGTCGGGGCGTGGGCTGCCCTCCTCCATTACCAGAGCGTCGCCGCGGCGATGGCTATCTGGGGACACCACCTCGGCTTGCAGCGGATGGACTCGGCAACCATCCGAAGCCACCTCGACCCGAAGTCGCTCATCCAACAGCATCCCCTCAACCTGCGTCTTTCCGAAAGCGACCTGGACCTTTTACTCCGGCGACTGCAAGCAGACGGCTTATCGCCACAAAAACCGTCTCGTCCTTTTCTGGACCTCACTCCGAACGCAGAACAACAACTGCATCAGAACGCGCAGATGCTGGACGTGCGCATGCTGTTCTCTGCGCTGGTGGATGCGGATTTTCTGGACACCGCGCGACATTTCGGCGAGGAGCGACCTTCGGGTCCGCCGCTTCAGCCTCAGCGCGCCCTGCAAGTACTGAGCGACCACGTGCAGCAGCTGAGCCAGAACTCTCGCGCCGCGAAAGCCGTCCTGCAGATGCGGCAGCAACTGTGGGAAGACTGCTTGCAGGCGGCGGAGCAGTCCCCGGGTATCTTCACGCTGACCGCGCCCACGGGCGCAGGCAAGACGCTGGCAATGCTGGGGTTCGCGCTGCGGCACGCTGAAGTTCATGACCTGCGCCGTATCGTGGTGGTTATACCCTACCTGAGTATCATCGAGCAGACCGCGAAGGTGTATCGCGATTTGCTGGAACCCCACTTCGGCGAGGGCTACGTGATCGAGCATCACAGCCTCAGCGGAACGGGCGCACAAGTTCCAAGCGCAGATGACCAGCAGGAAGGCAGGTCATGCGTGGAACGCCTGCTGGCAGAAAACTGGGACGCGCCTGTTGTCGTCACCACCAGCGTGCAGATGCTGGAGTCGCTGTTCTCCAACAGCCCTTCCGCCTGCCGCAAACTGCACCGCCTCGCCAAAAGCGTCATCCTCTTCGACGAGGTGCAGACCCTCCCGCTGAACCTCGTGGTACCCACCTTGCAGGCACTTTCGCGACTGGCAAGCCGCTACGGCAGCACCATCGTGTTCGCCACCGCTACACAGCCTGCTTTCGACCACCTGCACCAGCACATTGCCGTATCGGGCACGGTTGGCTGGCAGCCGCGTGAGATTGCAAAGAGCCACCCGCAGCTGTTCCAGCTCGCACGGCGCACGCAGCTGGAAATCCGCCATGATGCCCTCTCATGGGAGGAATTGGCGCAGGAGCTGACACGGCAGGAGCAGGCGTTGTGCGTGTTGAACGTCAAAAAACACGCCGCGAACCTGGCGCGTCTGCTGCAGGCGCAGGGTATCGACGATGGTCTCTACCATCTTTCCACCAACATGTGCCCGGCGCATCGGCAGGAGGTGTTGCAAGAGGTGCGGCGTCGGCTGGAACAGGACAAACGCTGTTTGCTCATCTCCACCCAGTGCGTGGAGGCGGGGGTAGACGTGGACTTCCCGATAGTTTACCGCGCTTATGCCCCGCTGGACAGCATCGCGCAGGCAGCCGGCCGGTGCAACCGAAACGGCAATCAGCCCGAGGGCAGGATGGTGCTGTTTACTCCAGAGGAGGAACAGTATCCGCCCGGCGCGTACAAACAGGCGGCTTCTGTCACGCGGGGGTATGTAGGGCAGCGACAGTCTAACGTCGACCTTTACGACCCCGCGCTGTACACCGAATACTACCGCCTGCTGTACGACCTCACGCGCCCCGAGATGCAACGCAAAGACCTGAGCAATGCCATAGAAGCGCGGGATTTCGTGGAGGTCGCGCGGCTATACCGACTCATTCCGGAGACGACGGTAAACGTGCTGGTTCCCTACGACCCGGACGCCTTCGACCGGCTGGTGCAGCAGGCACGCCAGTGCGGGCTTTCCGCAAACTGGATCCGCGAGGCGCGAGCGCACTTGGTCAGCGTCTACCGTCCACGCCCGGCAGATGTCATCCGCAGCTTTCTGGAACCCATCCCGCTGCGTGGACAGCCCACTGATGATTGGTTCATCTACACCGAGCCGACGCACTACGACCCGTTGCTGGGTCTAC